From a single Halobellus ruber genomic region:
- a CDS encoding GIY-YIG nuclease family protein, producing the protein MPTESAGEAAVVLDPDDIADGSDPLGVGAGDAPPGTYVLVFRVDTPARIDVGALGGVEFPAGAYAYVGSAFGSGGLGRVDRHRRVAAGSHAVRHWHIDYLGSHPESSLDSVVAAPEADVECHLSRQLRSTVGADSGDAPTPGSGFGASDCDCPAHLIAGADAEGLRAAAVDAVASVTEGEP; encoded by the coding sequence ATGCCGACGGAGAGCGCGGGCGAGGCTGCCGTCGTACTCGATCCTGACGACATCGCCGACGGGAGCGACCCTCTCGGAGTCGGTGCCGGCGACGCGCCGCCGGGCACGTACGTCCTCGTGTTCCGCGTCGATACCCCGGCCCGGATCGACGTCGGAGCCCTCGGGGGCGTCGAGTTCCCGGCGGGCGCATACGCTTACGTCGGCAGCGCGTTCGGCTCCGGCGGGCTGGGCCGCGTCGACCGCCACCGCCGGGTCGCGGCGGGTTCGCACGCGGTCCGACACTGGCATATCGATTACCTCGGGAGCCACCCCGAAAGCTCGCTGGACTCGGTCGTCGCCGCGCCGGAGGCCGACGTCGAATGTCACCTGTCCCGCCAACTTCGATCGACAGTCGGGGCGGACTCCGGGGACGCCCCCACGCCGGGTTCGGGGTTCGGCGCCTCCGACTGCGACTGCCCGGCCCACCTCATCGCCGGCGCGGACGCGGAGGGACTCCGGGCTGCGGCGGTCGATGCGGTCGCGTCCGTCACCGAAGGGGAGCCGTGA
- a CDS encoding thiolase C-terminal domain-containing protein, translating to MSTAHLVAVGSSPLGKTDLPGRDLFSTALAEAFEDLPDPADVVDGLYVGAQSERYENQIMQGTLLAEWAGLRNVPAERVEACAAAGALALKNAVRDVRAGVHDAVLACGVEKMTAGGTEGATNALGAAFERALEQRSGITAPATYALLARRYLHETEATERDLGRIAVKNHRNAAANPRAMFQQAVDIETVMDAPEVAPPLKLYDCAPVTDGAAAVVVANDEVAADLQRRSDAVRVAGVGSAANNLAVAERDLTFVEGANVAASTAYDDAGVDAADIDVAEVHDAFTVCEALLAEAAEFAPKGCGIETVAEPAERSAGWTDVRINTSGGLKARGHPIGATGLLQAVEAYEQLTGRAGDRQVAAPETALLINEGGVADAHTVAHVLTAQ from the coding sequence ATGTCCACAGCCCATCTCGTTGCGGTCGGCTCCTCCCCGCTGGGGAAGACGGACCTGCCCGGCCGCGATCTGTTCTCGACCGCCTTGGCCGAGGCGTTCGAGGACCTGCCCGACCCGGCCGACGTCGTCGACGGACTGTACGTCGGCGCCCAGTCCGAACGCTACGAAAACCAGATCATGCAGGGGACGCTGCTGGCCGAGTGGGCCGGATTGCGGAACGTCCCCGCGGAGCGCGTCGAGGCGTGTGCGGCCGCCGGTGCGCTCGCACTCAAGAACGCCGTCCGGGACGTTCGGGCGGGCGTCCACGACGCCGTACTCGCGTGTGGCGTCGAGAAGATGACCGCTGGCGGGACCGAAGGGGCCACGAACGCGCTGGGCGCCGCCTTCGAGCGGGCCTTAGAGCAGCGCTCCGGGATCACCGCGCCCGCTACCTACGCCCTGCTCGCGCGGCGCTACCTTCACGAGACCGAGGCGACGGAACGGGATCTGGGTCGGATCGCGGTGAAGAACCACCGGAACGCGGCGGCCAACCCCCGGGCGATGTTCCAGCAGGCGGTCGACATCGAGACCGTGATGGACGCCCCGGAGGTCGCTCCGCCGCTGAAGCTGTACGACTGCGCGCCGGTGACCGACGGGGCTGCCGCCGTCGTCGTTGCGAACGACGAGGTGGCGGCCGACTTACAGCGCCGTTCCGACGCGGTCCGGGTTGCGGGGGTCGGGTCTGCGGCCAACAACCTCGCCGTCGCGGAACGCGACCTGACCTTCGTCGAGGGGGCCAACGTGGCCGCCTCGACCGCCTACGACGACGCCGGCGTGGACGCGGCCGACATCGACGTCGCCGAGGTCCACGACGCCTTCACCGTCTGTGAGGCACTCTTAGCCGAGGCCGCCGAGTTCGCCCCCAAGGGCTGTGGAATCGAGACCGTCGCGGAGCCCGCCGAGCGGTCGGCCGGCTGGACTGACGTCCGGATCAACACCAGCGGCGGGTTGAAGGCCCGCGGGCACCCGATCGGAGCGACCGGGCTGCTGCAGGCGGTCGAGGCCTACGAACAGCTCACCGGACGCGCCGGCGACCGACAGGTGGCCGCCCCCGAGACCGCACTGCTCATCAACGAGGGTGGCGTCGCCGACGCCCACACCGTGGCTCACGTCCTGACCGCACAATGA
- a CDS encoding PLP-dependent cysteine synthase family protein, whose protein sequence is MKASVLETIGSPLVRVASPPGATVAAKIESKNPGGSAKDRPALAMVEAAERDGAIEPGDALVEPTSGNTGIGLAVVAAAKGYDLTVVMPESQSPERREVMRAYGADIELVSGDISDAKERADEIEREAGAVQLRQFENPENPRAHYLTTGPEILDQIGDRTVDALVAGVGTGGTITGIGRRLREEFPRMEIVAVEPAESPVLSGGEPGAHDFQGMGPGFVSPNLDTDLLDDVETVTIEAAEAECRRLAREEGLLVGQSSGASNLAARRVAERLAAPEAVDGGPDTNGYVLPDEPGGTVGTDPEAADEDRPLVITVYWDGGERYMSTGLFD, encoded by the coding sequence ATGAAGGCCTCCGTCCTCGAAACGATCGGATCGCCGCTGGTCCGGGTGGCGTCGCCGCCCGGGGCGACGGTCGCCGCCAAGATCGAATCCAAGAACCCCGGGGGGTCGGCGAAGGACCGTCCCGCCCTGGCGATGGTCGAGGCCGCCGAACGGGACGGCGCCATCGAACCCGGCGACGCCCTCGTGGAGCCGACGAGCGGGAACACCGGAATCGGCCTCGCGGTCGTCGCCGCCGCCAAGGGCTACGACCTCACGGTGGTGATGCCGGAGTCCCAGTCGCCGGAGCGCCGGGAGGTGATGCGGGCGTACGGCGCCGACATCGAACTCGTTTCCGGCGACATCTCCGACGCGAAAGAGCGCGCCGACGAGATCGAACGTGAGGCGGGCGCCGTCCAGCTCCGGCAGTTCGAGAACCCCGAGAACCCGCGGGCGCACTACCTCACGACCGGGCCGGAGATCCTCGATCAGATCGGCGATCGCACCGTCGACGCCCTCGTGGCGGGCGTCGGCACCGGCGGCACGATCACGGGGATCGGGCGGCGGCTCCGCGAGGAGTTCCCCCGAATGGAGATCGTCGCGGTCGAGCCCGCGGAGAGCCCGGTCCTGTCGGGCGGCGAGCCCGGCGCCCACGACTTCCAGGGGATGGGACCCGGCTTCGTGAGCCCGAACCTCGATACGGACCTGCTGGACGACGTCGAGACCGTCACAATCGAGGCGGCGGAGGCGGAGTGCCGCCGACTCGCCCGCGAGGAGGGGCTTCTGGTCGGACAGTCCTCCGGCGCGTCGAACCTGGCGGCCAGGCGGGTGGCCGAGCGGCTGGCCGCCCCGGAGGCCGTCGACGGCGGCCCGGACACGAACGGATACGTTCTCCCCGACGAGCCCGGTGGGACGGTCGGCACGGATCCCGAAGCCGCCGACGAGGACCGCCCGCTCGTGATCACGGTCTACTGGGACGGCGGCGAGCGGTATATGTCGACCGGGCTGTTCGACTGA
- a CDS encoding Zn-ribbon domain-containing OB-fold protein — protein sequence MTDERSSPTRDPDESPTGPLAPDDITADSPFTLPGFFDALAEGRLVAARCTECGTHLLPPRPACYGCGSRAVTLADQPRTGEVVSYTSVTKPPSAFEELAPITVAVVELDSSARLTGRVDAPLEDLAIGDRVELQVRDPRAAGIDPDFDLSYESEWPVHVFELI from the coding sequence ATGACCGACGAGCGTAGTTCACCGACGAGGGATCCGGACGAGTCACCGACGGGGCCGCTCGCCCCGGACGACATCACCGCCGACTCGCCGTTCACCCTCCCCGGCTTCTTCGACGCGCTGGCCGAGGGCCGGCTGGTGGCCGCCCGGTGTACGGAGTGTGGAACACACCTGCTGCCGCCCCGGCCGGCGTGTTACGGCTGTGGGAGCCGCGCGGTCACGCTCGCAGATCAGCCCCGGACTGGCGAGGTGGTCTCGTACACCTCGGTCACCAAGCCCCCCTCGGCGTTCGAGGAGCTGGCGCCGATCACCGTCGCTGTGGTCGAACTCGACTCCTCGGCGCGGCTGACTGGTCGCGTGGACGCGCCGCTAGAGGACCTCGCCATCGGCGACCGCGTCGAACTACAGGTCCGGGATCCCCGGGCGGCCGGGATCGATCCGGACTTCGACCTGTCCTACGAGTCGGAGTGGCCCGTCCACGTCTTCGAGTTGATCTGA
- a CDS encoding Gfo/Idh/MocA family protein has product MTLSVGFLGYRFIGTAHANALARLGMFFPDAPTVERDVLVGRDEAALSDAVDRLGFDRYATDWREVVEDVDVFYNLGPNNVHAEPSIAALEAGTHVFCEKPLAHTVADAERMADAAAASDATAGVAFNYRFVPAIRYAKRLVDDGALGEIRHVRAKYLQDWLVDPTAPWSWRNSEEIAGSGALGDLGAHSLDLAQFLLDDPVARVSGHLKTFVDERPVPDEAGEALDAEGEESTETRPVTVDDAYTAQVEFDSGAMGLFEASRYATGRKNANVIEINGSAGSIRFDLERLNELEVHTDDSRGFETVMVTDPDDPYVDRWWPPGHVLGWEHTLVHENYEFLSVVASGEAHAPDFQAGLHVQHILDAVERSNDRGEWVNVREASKL; this is encoded by the coding sequence ATGACACTGTCAGTCGGCTTCCTCGGGTACCGGTTCATCGGCACCGCTCACGCGAACGCGCTCGCCCGACTCGGGATGTTCTTCCCGGACGCGCCGACCGTCGAGCGCGACGTGCTCGTGGGACGCGACGAGGCGGCGCTGTCCGACGCCGTCGACCGACTGGGGTTCGACCGGTACGCGACCGACTGGCGAGAGGTCGTCGAGGACGTCGACGTCTTCTACAACCTCGGTCCGAACAACGTCCACGCCGAACCGTCAATCGCGGCGCTGGAGGCGGGGACACACGTTTTCTGTGAGAAACCGCTCGCACACACCGTCGCGGACGCCGAACGGATGGCCGACGCCGCGGCGGCGTCCGACGCCACCGCGGGGGTCGCGTTCAACTACCGGTTCGTCCCCGCCATCCGGTATGCGAAGCGGCTCGTCGACGACGGCGCCCTCGGCGAGATCCGACACGTCCGCGCGAAGTACCTCCAGGACTGGCTGGTCGACCCGACGGCGCCCTGGAGCTGGCGGAACTCCGAGGAGATCGCCGGGTCGGGAGCGCTCGGCGACCTCGGCGCTCACTCGCTGGACCTCGCGCAGTTCCTGCTCGACGATCCCGTCGCACGCGTTTCCGGACACCTGAAGACGTTCGTGGACGAACGCCCCGTTCCCGACGAGGCGGGCGAGGCGCTCGACGCCGAGGGCGAGGAGAGCACCGAGACCCGACCGGTCACCGTAGACGACGCCTACACCGCACAGGTCGAGTTCGACAGCGGCGCGATGGGGCTGTTCGAGGCCTCTCGGTACGCGACCGGACGGAAGAACGCGAACGTGATCGAGATCAACGGCTCGGCGGGGTCGATCAGGTTCGACCTCGAACGCCTGAACGAACTGGAGGTCCACACCGACGACAGCCGCGGGTTCGAGACCGTGATGGTCACCGACCCCGACGACCCGTACGTCGACCGATGGTGGCCGCCCGGTCACGTCCTGGGGTGGGAGCACACGCTGGTTCACGAGAACTACGAGTTCCTCTCTGTGGTGGCCTCCGGGGAGGCACACGCGCCGGACTTCCAGGCAGGGCTGCACGTCCAGCACATCTTGGACGCGGTCGAGCGTAGCAACGACCGGGGCGAGTGGGTAAACGTCCGAGAAGCGTCTAAGCTATAG
- a CDS encoding DEAD/DEAH box helicase — translation MDPDLQPAALVDWLRERPYYAGQIRDHRRVPGRDAETAPVDLESRLDGALSDRGIDDLYRHQAAAIEAVRDGDNVVLATPTASGKSLAYTVPAFERAMDHGGRTLYLGPQNALIADQEETLSDLARGLGFGSRVSVAEYTGRLSKSEKRDVRDRRPTVVLSNPDMLHYGLLPHAHRLWEWLAKSLETVVIDEIHGYRGVFGSHVALALRRLNRVCERFGSDPQYVCCSATIGNPVEHAARVTGKHPETFRLVDEDTSAAGAKHWLLWNPPEYDGGDTAGANVADDTPGANDGTPGGNAGEATGGSGRRRSSHVETKNLFVDLVARGFQTLAFTRARQTAERYATESAADLRERGHGDAAASVTAYQGSLRNDRRREIESGLHDGSVRGVWSTNALELGVDVGELDAVLIDGYPGTRMSAFQQAGRAGRGDDEALVILVGGEDQLDQYLLRNPEEFWAGEPERAVCDPENPELLPDHVAAAAAENWLKTGDNAHFGESFPDVVAALTDEGRLDRRETDAGIRWLHAGDGSPQHAMSLRTIERREVDLLDDRSGEVISSLSFTDALRDAHTGAIYHHQGTTYEVVDLDLDRDVATLQPTWADYYTRVRHDKTITVEGDTKTKPLPGRPDVDVRLAEVTMRKRITGFERRDPRRGETIGRETLDLPETTLRTTALYFTVPPEIEVAMRDLGGEYGFNGGIHAAEHGAISLFPLSFLCDRGDIGGLSTPYHPHTERSTIFIYDGYPGGVGLTRSGYDEIGTLLARTRRMIRECDCADGCPACVQSPHCGNANDPLSTDEAVLLLDALTDDDGGGC, via the coding sequence GTGGATCCGGACCTCCAGCCCGCCGCACTCGTCGACTGGCTCCGGGAGCGGCCGTACTACGCCGGACAGATCCGCGATCACCGCCGCGTCCCGGGCCGGGACGCCGAGACCGCCCCTGTCGACCTCGAATCCAGACTCGACGGCGCGCTGTCGGACCGGGGGATCGACGACCTCTACCGCCACCAGGCGGCCGCGATCGAGGCGGTCCGCGACGGCGACAACGTCGTGCTTGCGACGCCGACCGCGAGCGGCAAAAGTCTCGCGTACACGGTCCCGGCGTTCGAGCGCGCGATGGACCACGGCGGCCGGACGCTGTATCTCGGCCCCCAGAACGCCCTGATCGCGGACCAAGAGGAGACGCTCTCGGATCTCGCCCGGGGGCTCGGCTTCGGCAGTCGGGTGTCGGTCGCGGAGTACACCGGCCGGCTGTCGAAGTCGGAAAAGCGGGACGTCCGGGACCGACGGCCGACGGTCGTGCTCTCGAACCCGGATATGCTCCACTACGGGCTGTTGCCCCACGCCCACCGGCTGTGGGAGTGGCTCGCGAAATCGCTCGAGACGGTCGTGATCGACGAGATCCACGGCTACCGCGGCGTGTTCGGCAGCCACGTCGCGCTCGCTCTCCGCCGGCTCAACCGCGTCTGCGAGCGGTTCGGTAGCGACCCCCAGTACGTCTGCTGTTCGGCTACCATCGGCAACCCGGTCGAACACGCAGCGCGGGTCACCGGGAAGCATCCGGAAACGTTCCGGCTGGTCGACGAGGACACGAGCGCCGCGGGCGCGAAACACTGGCTGCTGTGGAACCCACCGGAGTACGACGGCGGCGACACCGCAGGCGCGAACGTTGCCGACGACACGCCGGGTGCGAACGACGGTACTCCCGGCGGCAACGCGGGCGAGGCGACCGGCGGGAGTGGCCGCCGGCGTTCCAGCCACGTCGAGACGAAGAACCTCTTCGTCGATCTGGTCGCCCGGGGCTTCCAGACGCTGGCGTTCACCCGCGCCCGGCAGACCGCCGAGCGGTACGCCACGGAGAGCGCCGCCGACCTCCGGGAGCGGGGCCACGGCGACGCCGCGGCGTCGGTGACGGCCTATCAGGGATCGCTCCGGAACGATAGGCGCAGAGAGATCGAGTCGGGACTCCACGACGGGTCGGTTCGCGGGGTGTGGTCGACGAACGCGCTGGAACTCGGCGTCGACGTCGGCGAACTCGACGCGGTGCTCATCGACGGCTACCCCGGCACCAGGATGTCGGCGTTCCAGCAGGCCGGCCGTGCGGGCCGCGGCGACGACGAGGCCCTCGTCATCCTCGTCGGCGGCGAGGACCAACTCGACCAGTACCTGCTCCGCAACCCCGAGGAGTTCTGGGCGGGCGAGCCCGAACGGGCGGTCTGCGATCCCGAGAACCCCGAACTCCTCCCCGACCACGTCGCCGCCGCGGCCGCCGAGAACTGGCTGAAGACGGGCGACAACGCCCATTTCGGGGAGTCGTTCCCCGATGTCGTCGCCGCGCTGACCGACGAGGGACGGCTCGACCGACGCGAGACCGACGCCGGCATCCGGTGGCTCCACGCCGGCGACGGCAGCCCCCAGCACGCGATGAGCCTCCGGACGATCGAGCGCCGCGAGGTCGACCTGCTGGACGACCGCTCGGGCGAGGTGATCTCGTCGCTGTCGTTCACGGATGCCCTCCGTGACGCCCACACGGGGGCGATCTACCACCACCAGGGCACTACCTACGAGGTCGTCGACCTCGACCTCGACCGGGACGTGGCCACCCTCCAGCCGACGTGGGCCGACTACTACACGCGGGTGCGCCACGACAAGACGATCACCGTCGAAGGGGATACGAAGACGAAGCCGCTCCCGGGACGACCCGACGTCGACGTTCGTCTCGCCGAGGTGACGATGCGGAAGCGGATCACGGGGTTCGAGCGGCGCGACCCGCGGCGCGGCGAGACCATCGGCCGCGAGACGCTGGACCTGCCGGAGACGACGCTGCGGACCACCGCCTTGTACTTCACCGTCCCGCCGGAGATCGAGGTCGCGATGCGGGATCTGGGCGGCGAGTACGGGTTCAACGGCGGGATCCACGCCGCCGAACACGGGGCGATCTCCCTGTTTCCGCTGTCGTTTCTGTGTGACCGCGGCGACATCGGCGGGCTGTCGACGCCGTATCACCCACACACCGAGCGGTCGACGATCTTCATCTACGACGGCTACCCCGGCGGCGTCGGGCTGACGAGGAGCGGCTACGACGAGATCGGGACGCTGCTGGCCCGAACCCGCCGGATGATCCGCGAGTGCGACTGCGCGGACGGCTGTCCGGCGTGCGTCCAGTCGCCGCACTGCGGAAACGCCAACGATCCGCTGTCGACCGATGAGGCGGTGCTGCTCTTGGACGCGCTGACCGACGACGACGGGGGCGGGTGCTGA
- a CDS encoding FAD-binding domain-containing protein produces MSDSTAVDLGDRPLETAIPTLDAGESGTVVWHREHLRITDHPVVAAAAEADSLLPVFVFDPSFYGADGLACDARVGFLHDCLADLDAQYRTAADAGLTLAHGDPVEVLGRFRDAGWDVVTAATPSGRYGLERDRRARSEAGVSFVDGDGLVRGVDRPRDGWREHVEAWLTDDHHVWNPEAVSVRGVTTGVTIGGIESAYGVEPAKSMVPEGGTTAARRNLAAFVDRIREYPGNISSPVDAREGTSGLSPHLKFGCLSVRQVYQYVAATAPACRGTETFVSRLFWNKHYEQKLEDWPEWLDTAVNPVLQGFNADRRDEGLIEAWKAGETGYPMVDASMRCLAETGWLNFRMRALCVSFYYHLLQQPWQEGADWFHHHLLDSVASINYTQWQSQCGLVGRPTMRRYNPRKQVRDQDPEGEFIRRWVPELEPLPDEHLDRPERTPLSVQSDCGVIVGETYPRPVVDYDAARQEFGERIAAVRPDAADALGRPEIADRASLSGGRDAAAAIARKHGRGSVDDGSEPEAAEQSRLDAFGGDGAA; encoded by the coding sequence ATGTCGGACTCGACCGCTGTAGACCTGGGGGATCGGCCGCTGGAGACCGCGATCCCGACGCTCGACGCCGGCGAGTCGGGCACTGTCGTCTGGCACCGCGAGCACCTCCGGATTACGGATCACCCGGTTGTCGCGGCGGCCGCCGAGGCCGACTCCCTCCTCCCGGTGTTCGTGTTCGACCCGTCGTTCTACGGGGCGGACGGACTGGCCTGCGACGCCCGGGTCGGGTTCCTCCACGACTGTCTGGCCGACCTCGACGCCCAGTACCGAACGGCCGCGGACGCCGGACTCACGCTCGCCCACGGCGACCCGGTCGAGGTGCTTGGCCGGTTCCGCGACGCCGGGTGGGACGTCGTAACCGCGGCGACGCCGAGCGGCCGGTACGGGCTGGAGCGCGACCGCCGCGCCCGCTCGGAGGCGGGCGTCTCGTTCGTCGACGGCGACGGCCTCGTCCGCGGGGTCGACCGGCCGCGGGACGGGTGGCGCGAGCACGTCGAGGCCTGGCTGACCGACGATCACCACGTCTGGAACCCCGAGGCGGTCTCGGTCCGGGGGGTCACAACGGGCGTCACGATCGGCGGCATCGAGTCCGCATACGGGGTCGAACCCGCGAAATCGATGGTTCCGGAGGGTGGAACCACCGCTGCGAGGCGGAACCTCGCGGCGTTCGTCGACCGGATCCGCGAGTATCCCGGCAACATCTCCTCGCCGGTCGACGCCCGCGAGGGCACCAGCGGGCTCTCGCCGCATCTCAAGTTCGGCTGTCTCTCCGTCAGGCAGGTCTACCAGTACGTCGCGGCCACCGCGCCGGCTTGTCGAGGCACCGAGACGTTCGTCTCCCGGCTGTTCTGGAACAAACACTACGAGCAGAAACTCGAAGACTGGCCCGAATGGCTCGACACCGCTGTCAACCCGGTTCTCCAGGGGTTCAACGCCGACCGCCGGGACGAGGGGTTGATCGAAGCCTGGAAGGCGGGCGAGACCGGTTACCCGATGGTCGATGCGTCGATGCGGTGTCTCGCCGAAACGGGGTGGCTGAACTTCCGGATGCGCGCGCTGTGCGTGTCGTTCTACTACCACCTGCTCCAACAACCCTGGCAGGAGGGCGCCGACTGGTTCCACCACCACCTTCTCGACTCGGTCGCATCGATCAACTACACGCAATGGCAATCACAGTGCGGGCTGGTCGGTCGACCGACGATGCGGCGCTACAACCCCCGGAAGCAGGTCCGCGATCAGGATCCCGAAGGCGAGTTCATCAGGCGGTGGGTGCCGGAACTGGAACCGCTGCCCGACGAGCACCTCGATCGGCCGGAGCGGACCCCGCTTTCGGTCCAATCCGACTGCGGGGTGATCGTCGGGGAGACGTATCCGCGGCCGGTCGTTGACTACGACGCGGCGCGACAGGAGTTCGGCGAGCGGATCGCCGCGGTGCGGCCGGACGCCGCCGACGCCTTAGGACGCCCCGAGATCGCGGACCGGGCGTCGCTGTCGGGCGGCCGCGACGCGGCGGCGGCGATCGCCCGGAAGCACGGCCGCGGGTCGGTCGACGACGGTTCCGAACCCGAGGCCGCCGAGCAGTCGCGGCTGGACGCCTTCGGCGGGGATGGTGCAGCGTAA
- a CDS encoding DCC1-like thiol-disulfide oxidoreductase family protein, with protein MDGYDAVLIYDGECPYCSVAARTLEALDRIGAISWYDGAAQAFLDAQFGGTPFAMFLVDHRRGRVYAGRSAAEELADRAGTPGIVGSLVRDNYDRIAKVVGVASGRGRDPDDYHEIYPLDDDAAGRFERLVAAASEQPESIA; from the coding sequence ATGGACGGCTACGACGCGGTGCTGATCTACGACGGCGAGTGTCCGTACTGCTCGGTGGCGGCGCGGACCCTCGAGGCCCTCGATCGGATTGGCGCGATCTCGTGGTACGACGGGGCGGCCCAGGCGTTCCTGGACGCGCAGTTCGGCGGGACACCGTTCGCGATGTTCCTGGTCGATCACCGTCGGGGCCGCGTCTACGCCGGCCGATCGGCCGCCGAGGAACTGGCCGACCGTGCGGGCACGCCGGGAATCGTCGGGTCGCTGGTTCGCGACAACTACGACCGGATCGCGAAGGTCGTCGGCGTCGCCAGCGGCCGCGGCCGTGACCCCGACGACTACCACGAGATCTACCCGCTCGACGACGACGCCGCGGGTCGGTTCGAGCGGCTCGTCGCCGCCGCGTCCGAACAACCCGAATCGATCGCCTGA
- a CDS encoding ABC transporter substrate-binding protein has translation MTTIDLALDWTPNTNHTGFYVAKAEGYYADNGVSVSIHSPAEDDYERTPAKRVATGDATLAIAPSESVISYHTHPEYPSLTAIAAIAQVDRSAIVALEESGIDRPADLDGATYASYDARFEDHIVRQLVRNDGGEGDIEIVTPPKLGIWNTLLDGDADATWVFMPWEGLLAERDDIGLTPFYLDEYGIPYGYTPALLARPTSIEGDSDELRAFLAATARGYRFAAEHPEEAADILQETAEGMDVDDPEFLRESQRRLADAYLTPDGEWGVMDHDRWAAFVEWLSEQGILTDLDGDEIPASELPAGSLYTDELLVRPE, from the coding sequence ATGACTACCATCGATCTCGCGCTGGACTGGACCCCGAACACCAATCACACGGGATTCTACGTCGCGAAGGCTGAGGGCTACTACGCCGACAACGGGGTATCGGTGTCGATCCATTCCCCGGCTGAGGACGACTACGAGCGGACGCCCGCAAAGCGGGTCGCCACCGGCGACGCCACGCTCGCGATCGCCCCGTCGGAAAGCGTAATCAGCTACCATACCCACCCGGAGTACCCGTCGTTGACGGCGATCGCGGCGATCGCACAGGTTGACAGGAGCGCGATCGTCGCGCTGGAGGAGAGCGGAATCGACCGCCCTGCGGATCTCGACGGCGCGACCTACGCCTCCTACGACGCCCGGTTCGAGGACCACATCGTGCGGCAACTCGTCAGGAACGACGGCGGCGAGGGCGACATCGAGATCGTCACCCCGCCGAAGCTCGGGATCTGGAACACGCTACTCGACGGCGACGCCGACGCGACGTGGGTGTTTATGCCGTGGGAGGGGCTGCTGGCCGAGCGCGACGACATCGGGCTAACACCCTTCTACCTCGACGAGTACGGGATCCCCTACGGCTACACCCCCGCGCTGCTCGCGCGGCCGACGTCGATCGAGGGCGACAGCGACGAGCTGCGCGCGTTCCTCGCCGCCACCGCACGCGGCTACCGCTTCGCCGCGGAGCACCCTGAAGAGGCCGCGGACATCCTCCAGGAGACGGCCGAGGGGATGGACGTCGACGACCCCGAGTTCCTCCGGGAGAGCCAGCGCCGCCTCGCCGACGCGTATCTCACGCCCGACGGCGAGTGGGGGGTGATGGACCACGATCGGTGGGCCGCGTTCGTGGAGTGGCTGTCCGAGCAAGGCATCCTCACGGACCTCGACGGCGACGAGATCCCGGCGTCGGAGCTGCCCGCGGGGAGCCTCTACACGGACGAACTCCTCGTCCGTCCCGAATAG